The Solanum pennellii chromosome 4, SPENNV200 genomic interval tgtataaattatttcaattttttgaatttcatatatgaattcttcagaatataaaatatttaagaagtCTAACGTTTCAAGAAAACATTAATAAATGTTCCATCTCGTCCTTTgctaaaatttgataaataaacgagcattttattatttgtaaaacaattaattaatggtGGAATTAAGTTAAACAAAAGTTATCTATTATTTCATGCCTtgcatatacaaaaaataatttaacatgaACAGGCTAGTTCAGTGTTGTTAATTAAAGTTCGATTTTACTTAGTACATTTTGCAGATAAAAATATACGAATTTATTCCttaataaaaattccaaaaccattttttttttaaaaaaaatacagataaatatattaaagaatTGTATATGGAggccataattttttttttgtcaaaattcaGAAAAGCATTCTTGGTGCCGTCATCATACATTAGcttattaatcaaaatatatttcttgaattataaTCTATGGAGGCATAGAAAATTGAGTTTTAAgccaaacaatttttatttcttataaagGGGAGTAATTCTATTTTGGTCCTCcaaatatatctttaatttttaaaatcgcTCAAAGtaaaacatttttattctaatcaatgtaataaatttaaaaattaataatgactATAAAAAATGGATCAACTTTTAAATCGATGGAAAAACAAATCAACCTCGACCCTCGATgcgttttatttatttttttaaaaaaaaaaacttagctCAACCGTGTTTTAGCAAAAAGCCTGAAAAATTAATGAGAGAtcgatattttatttaaaatgatcgaagtttagccaaaaaaaaaacaaccaaagttcagtcattttttttcaaaattaactttttgttggattatactaaaaaaaatgcataataATTAAAGTTGATcgatttttttgtttctatattttttaacatatgAAAAACGATCGATCTTGGTtaaatttgtgaaaaataaacaaaaattaaaatcgatccaattgatttttcaatttttcctcATATCTTTGATAAAATGTTTTATTAGTTAGAGCAGAAATGCTCAATTTTAGCAAATTTAAAGAATTAAAGACTTGGTTAGAGCAAAAATGCTCAATATTTGGAGAAGAGgactaaatttgaaaaaaagcaAGTGGACTAGTAGTGACAATATTGTAACAGTAAAGAATAGAGTGCCTATAAATTGGAGGATTACATAGACAAAAGTTAATAGAGCAAAATCTATAAGGGAATTATGGGAGTTGAAATTCGACCAGCCACCATTAATGGTGAAAATCAAAGTGAAAGTGTAAATATAGGTGCACCAGTTGTACTTGGACTACAACCATTTGCCCTAGTAGATCATATAGCTAAGGTGGATTGGTCTCTTCTCTCCCAAATACCCGGTGAACGTGGTGGCTCTTTCCCAGTACTtcctctttcttgttttttttttttttgttaattcttGATTATGTACAGTTTTTGTGATAAAGATGGAATCTTTTTTATTGTTTGGGGGTTTGAAGATTTGGGGTTGGTTTGATTTTGGTATAATTGATTGTTTTATTGCCAATTgcttataaaaaatttagatcTTTGAATTCTGTGTTGCTTTAACTAATGTATGTGTAAATTTTCAGCTAGCTTGTATGTTTTagttctactttttttttttgctgtaGATTCTATTGCTCTTTGGATCTTTTATTCTCTGTTTTAGTGTGTGCATTTGAGTTGAGTGTTCCGGAAgtggtaaggtctgcgtacgCTATATCCTCCCAGACCCCAGTTGTGGGATTTGCTGCACTTGAGTTGAGTGTTTCGGAAgtggtaaggtctgcgtacgCTATATCCTCCTAGACCCCAGTTGTGGGATTTGCTGCACTTCAGTTGAGTGTTTCGGAAGTGGTAAGGTCTGCATACGCTATATCCTCCCAGACCCCGCTTGTGGGATTTTactgagtatgttgttgttggtttagTTGTGGGGTGGGACAGGGAGTTTGGTAGGTGAGTTCGATTGTTGTTGATAAGAATTTGTTGAGTGGTTTTTAATTTCATTGGGATGGTATGGTGACAATGTCAAAATCCAAATAGATCAATTTATTGTATTAGCTAAAGAGACAATGACTGCAAATCAAGAACGAACCTTTTTTGCTGATGAAGTTCGATGTATCATAGAATCTGAAAGGGGGTTATGCGTGAGATGATCTCGGTTTCTCTATATATGAAGAGGTTATGTCTTTTGTGATTCTAGAATTGGACATTGTAGTTTGATCATTGTAGAATAACCTTTTGGGTTTCGGGTTTACTACCACTGTCAATATGAGACTGAAAATGAGGGAATTTGGCTCGCATTTGATACTTTGAACTGAGAGGATGTTTTGGTTGAATTGATAAAAATGCATTTtacatttgatttattaatttccCTTTTCTCTAATCCATGtgtttaatttgttaaaagatTGTGTTACTGCATATGTTACCCTTCACTCCGCCTTTGTGCGAATGGTTCCAAGACCGGTGGATGAATGCAGTAGTAAAATAGTCTGAACTATCATGTgaaaactgatttaaaatatAGGATTCATATTGCCGACGATTGATGCGTAGTTGGTTAGCTTATCTCGCCCGTAACTGCCAGCTAGGAAAGGCTATTGCatgctaaaataaaaaaaaacatgaaatattaTGTTTGCTACAAATGTCCTTATTTGTTATAAACAAGACTCTGATCCATTTTGTTTCCTTTGTTAACTAAAGGTTGCAGTTGAAGAGTTGAAGTGTATACTCAACGAGCTTAACGCCCATATCCTTCCTTCTACCGACAATGAATCCCTATTGAAGACTATAGCTGGAGGTAGCGTTGCAAATACAATTAGAGGGTTGGCTGCTGGCTTTGGGATTAGTAGTGGGATCATTGGGGCTTGTGGCGAAGATGAAGAAGGTAAATTATTTATGAGCAACATGGGCTTTTACAAAGTGGATCTCTCAAGATTGAGATTGAAGAATGGAACTACAGCTCAGGTGAACACATTTGTTGGATATTAGGATTGTGTATATAGATGATTCCCCGATTTTCTAATACTGTGTAATTTGTTCTGTACAGTGTGTATGTCTGGTTGACGAAGTTGGCAATCGTACCATGCGTCCATGTTTGTCTGGCTCTGTGAAAGTTCAGGTGATTTCTACTTTCATCTAGTCAAATTCAGTGGAGGGTAATGATTCTAATAACGTGTAAAATATTAAGCGAAGTGACCGTACGTTTGTCTTATTATTTCCTTGCTTTATCAGGCAGATGAACTGAAAAGAGAGGACTTCAAAGGTTCTAAGGTGAGGCTTccttatttgatattttaaactctTATCTCCATCAGTTTTTATACAATCAGTTACTACAATGTTGTATGTTTCCCAGTAACATGTAGAGTTTGCTGATCCATTTATTAAAACGATTTAATTTTTACTCGTTGGAGAACTACTCTGGCGAATTGTAGCATTGAAAATTTCCACTTATTTGCCTCTACTTTTTTGTAACAGTGGTTGGTACTGAGATATGCCATACTGAATGTAGAAGTTATTAAGGCGGCCATCAAAATAGCAAAGGAAGAAGGTCTTTTTGTTTCTCTAGATCTTGCCAGCTTTGAGGTAATTGTTCGCATAGGCTGCATGGTATTATTAGAAGATTGGTATTTCATTATTTGCTTCGAGTTTTTGAAGCAGAAACAGTTACATGTCTTCTCAATTGATACAAAGATCTtatttcattctctttatttgagCTGTCCATACTCCATAGTTggaaacatatataagaacacaCGTATGAACGAAACTCTAATTACATTGTTCCTGTTGAAATATGTCTGATCTGTGTTGATGATTATAGgatttgttgttttttcttttgttccttTATGATATTCTTAATATGGCAGATGGTGAGGAAGTTTAAATCACCTCTAATTGAATTATTGGAGTCGGGAAACATAGACCTTTGCTTTGCAAACGAGGATGAAGCAACTGAGCTGCTAAGGTTATTATTTATCTTCGCGTTAAAACTAAGAAATTATGTTTATTTACTACTATATTGATAGCCAATTCATGCAAATGAAGATCTCCGTCTTTCCAACATTTGGTGCAGGGGTGAAGAGAAAGCAGATCCTGATGCAGCACTTGAATATTTGGCTAAATATTGCAAGTGGGCTGTTGTCACCTTAGCTCAAAACGGATGCATTGCGAAACATGAGAAAGAGGTATCTGTAATCCTTCCCCACCTGCAGTCTATCTTTAAGACAACGATTGAAAAGAATCTTTTGTTCTGATCTTCTGGatgttcatatcatttaaaGATGGTAATCGAGAGTCCCCCAACTCGATGGTTCTTGTCATTCTTTTAGTAAACTAGTAGCAATTTGAACTTTTCTCTCCATTTCATTTTTATGTGAATGTATTTGACTGGCCGTGGAGTTCAACAAAGAaggaattttttaaataaacttgTGGTTTTAAACATTATGTAGAGAATCATCTAAAAAGGAAAGAGTATCACATAAGTTGATGATTTGTGATCTTTACTTAGTGTTTGTTATTAGGATTATTATAAACATGAAGTATTATTTTGGTTTTCAGTTTGTGCGTGTTCCAGCAATTGGCGAAGCGAAAGTTACTGATGCTACAGGTGCAGGAGATCTGTTTGCGAGTGGGTTTTTGTATGGATTGGTAAGAGGACTGTCACTGGAGGAATGTTGTCGGGTGGGTTCTTGCAGCGGTGGTTCTGTGATTCGATCTCTTGGGGGTGAGGTAACACCTGAAAACTGGCAATGGATGTACAAACAAATGCAGACCAATGGACTCCAACTTCCAGAACCAAGCAAATCCTCTGTTGTGACATAGAAGAGTGGCCTCCCTAACTCAATAGAAAGAGCAGCGCTGTGTTTTTTAAGTGCATACTCCTCTTGTTATTTGACTTGTCGCGAAGATATGTTGAACGTACAAGTTCATATTGTTTAATCTAGATGTCCATCTCAATTCAGGTGTCAAAAGATTCTGTTTTATTATATGCAATGTGTTGAAAGTTGCCATTGAACAGAGAATCAAGGTTTTACTTCGTCTTCCTGCTTTTATGATTCTGAACTCTTAATCAAACATTGTTTATATCCCTCCATGGCAAGATCGATGGTTCTCTTTTTGATTCAATCCGATTGCAATTGTTAATTATAGTAGTA includes:
- the LOC107018180 gene encoding uncharacterized protein LOC107018180; translated protein: MGVEIRPATINGENQSESVNIGAPVVLGLQPFALVDHIAKVDWSLLSQIPGERGGSFPVAVEELKCILNELNAHILPSTDNESLLKTIAGGSVANTIRGLAAGFGISSGIIGACGEDEEGKLFMSNMGFYKVDLSRLRLKNGTTAQCVCLVDEVGNRTMRPCLSGSVKVQADELKREDFKGSKWLVLRYAILNVEVIKAAIKIAKEEGLFVSLDLASFEMVRKFKSPLIELLESGNIDLCFANEDEATELLRGEEKADPDAALEYLAKYCKWAVVTLAQNGCIAKHEKEFVRVPAIGEAKVTDATGAGDLFASGFLYGLVRGLSLEECCRVGSCSGGSVIRSLGGEVTPENWQWMYKQMQTNGLQLPEPSKSSVVT